Part of the Paenarthrobacter sp. JL.01a genome is shown below.
CCGAACAGTGTGTTGAACGTGTCGTTCAGGATGGGTTGGGGTGCCGAAGCCGTGATCCACTGCGCGACGCCCACGGCAATTCCGAGCATGCCCAGTGTCACCAGGAACGATGGGATTCCGAGGAGGCTGACCAGCGCGCCGTTGACCGATCCGACCACCAGACCCACGGCCAAACCTGCGAGAATGCCCGGCACCAGTCCCCATTGCGAGAGGGCCATCGCGGTGCAGACGCTGGAGAGGCCCGCTACGGATCCCACGCTCAGGTCGATCTCGGCGCAGGCGATCACGTAGGTCATGCCCACAGCGATGACAGTGATGGTGGCCGTCTGCCGGAAGATGTTCAAGAGGTTGTTGGGCGACAGGAATCCCTGGTCGCGCAGCAGGACCGCGAAGATCAGGAAGACGACGACGAAGCCGATGTAGATGACGTAGCGTCGCCAGTCGAGGTCCTTGAGAATGGCGCTGACATTGCGGGGTGCCCCGGTCTCCCGTGGCGCGATGGTGTTTGTCTTGCTCACTGTTCAGACTCCCTGGACTGCAAGTTGAAGATATTCCTCGTCAGCGATGTCGCTGCGGGGGATGTCGCGGATGATGGAGCCGTCCTTGAGGACGAGGACGCGGTCGCTGACCGCGAGTAGTTCGGGATATTCGGAAGAAATGACGATGATGGCCTTGCCGTCGCTTGCCAGCTCACGGATCATGTCGAGGATCTCGCTCTTGGTACCGATGTCGACGCCGGCGGTTGGCTCGTCGAGGATGAGGATGTCGGGATTGGTCCCCAGCCATTTGGCGATAACCACCTTTTGTTGGTTGCCGCCGGAGAGCAGACGAACGGGGCGATGCGGATGCGCGACTTTCACTGCGAATCTCTTGATCAGCGATGTGGACAATTCATTGCCCTTGGCACCGTCCAGAAGGGGGCCGCGCTGGATGTTCTTCAGCAGCGGAAGCAGCAGGTTGTCCTGGACCGAGTGCTCCAGGACCAGCCCTTGTGCCCGACGGTCCTCCGGGACGAGGGCGATGCCGGCGTCGATGGCTTGCTGCGGTGATGCGAGGGCAACTTTCCTGC
Proteins encoded:
- a CDS encoding ABC transporter permease — protein: MSKTNTIAPRETGAPRNVSAILKDLDWRRYVIYIGFVVVFLIFAVLLRDQGFLSPNNLLNIFRQTATITVIAVGMTYVIACAEIDLSVGSVAGLSSVCTAMALSQWGLVPGILAGLAVGLVVGSVNGALVSLLGIPSFLVTLGMLGIAVGVAQWITASAPQPILNDTFNTLFGSGNFGPIPGLVVWSGIFVAIGAVVLNRTRFGRQVLATGGNRNASEFTGINTKRIKFQVLLISGMVASVAGMLYAGRLQSGRFQWGAGDELSAIAAVILGSTSLFGGFGSIIGTLFGALLIGLINNGLILAGLDSSQQQVVRGAIIILAVALARKK